The Streptomyces sp. HSG2 genome has a segment encoding these proteins:
- the rplK gene encoding 50S ribosomal protein L11: MPPKKKKVTGLIKLQIQAGAANPAPPVGPALGQHGVNIMEFCKAYNAATESQRGWVIPVEITVYEDRSFTFVTKTPPAAKMILKAAGIEKGSGEPHKTKVAKITREQVREIATTKMPDINANDLDAAEKIIAGTARSMGVTVEG, translated from the coding sequence ATGCCTCCCAAGAAGAAGAAGGTCACGGGGCTCATCAAGCTCCAGATCCAGGCCGGTGCCGCCAACCCGGCTCCGCCGGTCGGCCCCGCGCTGGGTCAGCACGGCGTCAACATCATGGAGTTCTGCAAGGCCTACAACGCCGCGACCGAGTCGCAGCGTGGCTGGGTGATCCCGGTGGAGATCACGGTCTACGAGGACCGCTCCTTCACCTTCGTCACCAAGACGCCGCCGGCCGCGAAGATGATCCTGAAGGCCGCGGGCATCGAGAAGGGCTCCGGCGAGCCGCACAAGACCAAGGTCGCGAAGATCACTCGCGAGCAGGTCCGTGAGATCGCCACGACCAAGATGCCCGACATCAACGCCAACGACCTGGACGCCGCGGAGAAGATCATCGCCGGCACCGCCCGTTCCATGGGCGTCACGGTCGAGGGCTGA
- the rplA gene encoding 50S ribosomal protein L1, whose product MSKRSKSLRAADAKIDRDRLYAPLEAVRLAKETSTTKFDGTVEVALRLGVDPRKADQMVRGTVNLPHGTGKTARVLVFATGDRAEAARAAGADIVGSDELIDEVSKGRLDFDAVVATPDLMGKVGRLGRVLGPRGLMPNPKTGTVTPDVAKAVTEIKGGKIEFRVDKHANLHFIIGKTSFDDSRLVENYGAALEEILRLKPSAAKGRYIKKAAITTTMGPGVPVDPNRVRNLLVEEDPAAV is encoded by the coding sequence GTGAGCAAGCGCAGCAAGTCTCTCCGCGCTGCGGACGCCAAGATCGACCGGGACCGGCTCTACGCCCCGCTCGAGGCCGTCCGCCTCGCCAAGGAGACCTCCACGACCAAGTTCGACGGCACCGTCGAGGTGGCCCTGCGTCTGGGTGTCGACCCGCGCAAGGCCGACCAGATGGTCCGTGGCACCGTGAACCTCCCGCACGGCACCGGCAAGACCGCCCGGGTCCTGGTCTTCGCGACCGGTGACCGTGCCGAGGCCGCGCGTGCCGCGGGAGCCGACATCGTCGGCTCCGACGAACTTATCGACGAGGTGTCGAAGGGCCGCCTGGACTTCGACGCTGTCGTTGCCACCCCGGACCTGATGGGCAAGGTCGGTCGCCTCGGCCGCGTCCTCGGTCCCCGTGGCCTGATGCCGAACCCGAAGACCGGCACCGTCACCCCGGACGTCGCCAAGGCCGTCACCGAGATCAAGGGCGGCAAGATCGAGTTCCGGGTCGACAAGCACGCGAACCTGCACTTCATCATCGGCAAGACGTCCTTCGACGACAGCCGCTTGGTGGAGAACTACGGCGCCGCTCTGGAGGAGATCCTCCGCCTGAAGCCGTCCGCCGCGAAGGGCCGCTACATCAAGAAGGCCGCCATCACCACCACGATGGGCCCCGGCGTTCCGGTCGACCCCAACCGCGTCCGCAACCTCCTCGTCGAGGAGGACCCGGCCGCGGTCTGA
- a CDS encoding LppX_LprAFG lipoprotein — protein sequence MRTSARRMAGTGLAALLIAAGTAGCGGEAATSSADKSAEETPNLTPAAAVAKAVDKSEEITSLHFRMEGTTPTEGAVEGEAKMSLDPTVAISMSMTGEGLGEVPGETATVEMRLVDEAMYMSTGEPSEELEGMSWIKFDLSGAGEEDMNEMPGMDLADKNPAAESAFLTQAEDLKKVGTEKIEGVETTHYAGTVTLDELRKAMEANEGGIGERQEVSLESYEEMGLEELAMDIWVDEEDQTRQFRVAGDGKDGEMDMTFTFVGINEKVEVTAPPADETLDLMEMFGDEAV from the coding sequence ATGAGGACGTCCGCACGCAGAATGGCCGGGACCGGGCTCGCCGCACTGTTGATCGCCGCCGGCACGGCGGGCTGTGGCGGGGAGGCGGCGACGTCGAGCGCCGACAAGTCGGCGGAGGAGACTCCGAACCTGACGCCGGCGGCGGCCGTCGCCAAGGCGGTGGACAAGTCCGAGGAGATCACCTCGCTCCACTTCCGCATGGAGGGGACCACGCCCACGGAGGGCGCGGTCGAGGGCGAGGCCAAGATGAGCCTGGATCCCACCGTCGCGATAAGCATGAGCATGACCGGCGAGGGCCTGGGCGAGGTGCCCGGCGAGACCGCCACCGTGGAGATGCGGCTGGTGGACGAGGCCATGTACATGTCCACAGGCGAGCCGTCCGAGGAGTTGGAGGGGATGAGCTGGATCAAGTTCGACCTCTCCGGCGCGGGCGAGGAGGACATGAACGAGATGCCCGGCATGGACCTGGCCGACAAGAACCCGGCCGCCGAGTCGGCCTTCCTGACTCAGGCCGAAGACCTGAAGAAGGTCGGCACCGAGAAGATCGAGGGTGTCGAGACCACCCACTACGCCGGCACGGTCACCCTCGACGAGCTGCGCAAGGCGATGGAGGCGAACGAAGGCGGCATCGGGGAGCGCCAGGAGGTGTCCCTGGAGTCCTACGAGGAGATGGGACTCGAAGAGCTGGCCATGGACATCTGGGTCGACGAGGAGGACCAGACCCGGCAGTTCCGTGTCGCTGGTGACGGCAAGGACGGCGAGATGGACATGACCTTCACCTTCGTCGGGATCAACGAGAAGGTCGAGGTCACGGCGCCGCCGGCGGACGAGACGCTGGACCTGATGGAGATGTTCGGCGACGAGGCCGTCTGA